A window of the Scandinavium goeteborgense genome harbors these coding sequences:
- the entD gene encoding enterobactin synthase subunit EntD: MKTEHSSLSLDGHTLHQIEFDPATFTDADLMWLPHHARLMPAGKKRKAEHLAGRLAAFYALQQHGIRAMPDIGEHRQPLWPNGWYGSISHSGTTALAVVSREPVGVDLETVLSADVCAEIAESIVTIDEQAVLHASGLPFPLALTLAFSAKESVYKAYSFATHAMPGFMSARVVAMRGQDISLQLTNGFSPALAGKICHVVWLRNDNQLVTLLAKTLQSA, translated from the coding sequence ATGAAAACAGAGCACAGTTCCCTTTCCCTCGACGGTCATACGCTTCATCAGATTGAATTCGACCCCGCGACTTTCACTGACGCCGATTTAATGTGGTTGCCCCATCACGCCAGGCTGATGCCCGCCGGGAAGAAGCGCAAAGCAGAACATCTCGCAGGCAGACTCGCCGCGTTCTACGCCTTACAGCAACACGGTATACGTGCCATGCCAGATATCGGCGAGCACCGACAGCCGCTGTGGCCCAACGGTTGGTACGGTAGCATCAGCCATAGCGGCACCACCGCGCTGGCGGTGGTATCACGGGAACCGGTGGGTGTGGATCTGGAAACGGTGTTGAGCGCTGATGTTTGTGCAGAGATTGCGGAAAGTATCGTCACCATCGATGAACAAGCGGTTTTGCATGCTTCCGGCTTGCCTTTCCCGCTGGCGCTGACGCTGGCGTTTAGCGCCAAAGAGAGTGTTTATAAGGCGTACAGTTTTGCGACCCACGCCATGCCCGGTTTTATGTCCGCCCGCGTTGTGGCAATGCGCGGGCAGGACATTAGCCTGCAATTAACCAACGGATTCTCGCCTGCACTGGCGGGGAAAATTTGTCATGTGGTATGGCTGCGGAACGATAATCAGCTCGTAACCCTACTCGCGAAAACTCTCCAGTCGGCGTAG
- the entF gene encoding enterobactin non-ribosomal peptide synthetase EntF, whose protein sequence is MTERLPLVAAQPGIWMAEQLSTLPNAWSVAHYVELDGEMDASLLQQAITLGLTQADTLRMRFTEDNGEPWQWVDDALTPGVSAVQDLRHQADAHGAALSQMQADLAQNTRVDSGNPLVCHRLLRVADNRWYWYQRYHHLLVDGFSFPAITRQIVHIYRALLKNETPPESPFTPFAEVVDEYQRYRDGDAWTRDGAFWAEQRQQLPSPASLSAAPLPGRAATTAIWRLKLSADKQAFSRLSAATASPRTDLALALAALWLGRLCGRNDYAAGYIFMRRLGSAALTATGPVLNVLPLAVTLKPEETLSELATRLGAQLKKMRRHQRYDAEQIVRDAGKAAGDEPLFGPVFNVKVFDYQLEIDGVRATTHTLATGPVNDVELALFPDEEGGLTVEVLANQQRYDAQTLRQHMARLQAMLTQFAANPTLRCGDVDLVSDTEYQRLEQINETGMMLPETTLSALVAAQAEKTPDAPALADARLQFSYREMRQQVVALANLLRERGVKPGDSVAVALPRSVFLTLALHGIVEAGAAWLPLDTGYPDDRLHMMLEDAKPSLLITSDDQLSRFSGIDTLCYSAPLGAGDDTPLALSKPDNTAYIIFTSGSTGRPKGVMVGQTAIVNRLLWMQDHYPLTAADVVAQKTPCSFDVSVWEFWWPFITGAKLVMAEPDAHRDPLALQQFFAEFGVTTTHFVPSMLAAFVASLTDDNVASCRALKQVFCSGEALPTALCREWEQLTHAPLHNLYGPTEAAVDVSWYPAFGPELAAVSGHSVPIGFPVWNTGLRILDAQMRPVPFGVAGDLYLTGIQLAQGYMGRPDLTASRFIADPFVPGERMYRTGDVARWLDNGAVEYLGRSDDQLKIRGQRIELGEIERMMLSLPDVAQAVAHACVLNQAAAVGGDARQLVGYVVSDSGLPLACDALLESLRDKLPPHMVPVTIIPLAALPLSANGKLDRKALPLPELTQKAPGRALESTTERAVAEAFGALLGCEIGDVDADFFALGGHSLLAMRLAAQLSRTFARQVTPGQVMVASTVGKLSHLLDSVNEEQAQRLGYEAILPLRESSGPTLWCFHPASGFAWQFSVLARWLNPRWSITGIQSPRPAGPMASAENLDALCEHHLATLLQQQPHGPYYLFGYSLGGTLAQGIAARLRQRGEAVAFLGLLDTWPPETQNWSEKEANGLDPDVLAEINREREAFLAAQQGQASGELFTAIEGNYADAVRLLTTAHSVAFDGKATLFVAEKTLTTGQDPHRAWGPWVKELEVYRQNCAHVDIISPQAFEAIGPVLKEILA, encoded by the coding sequence ATGACTGAACGTTTGCCGCTGGTTGCGGCCCAGCCGGGGATCTGGATGGCGGAACAGCTGTCCACGCTGCCAAACGCCTGGAGCGTCGCCCATTACGTTGAACTCGACGGCGAAATGGACGCGTCGCTGTTACAGCAGGCGATAACACTGGGACTGACGCAGGCCGACACCCTGCGGATGCGCTTTACCGAAGACAACGGCGAACCGTGGCAATGGGTTGATGACGCGCTCACGCCGGGGGTTTCTGCGGTGCAGGATTTACGTCATCAAGCCGATGCGCACGGTGCCGCACTCTCGCAGATGCAGGCTGATTTAGCACAAAACACCCGCGTCGACAGCGGCAACCCGCTGGTGTGTCATCGGCTGTTACGTGTGGCTGATAACCGCTGGTACTGGTATCAGCGCTATCACCATTTGCTGGTGGATGGCTTCAGTTTCCCGGCCATTACCCGCCAGATCGTACACATTTACCGCGCGTTGCTGAAAAATGAAACGCCGCCGGAATCGCCGTTTACCCCTTTTGCAGAAGTTGTTGATGAATATCAGCGCTATCGTGACGGCGACGCCTGGACCCGCGACGGTGCGTTCTGGGCCGAACAGCGCCAGCAGTTGCCGTCTCCGGCCTCGCTGTCTGCCGCGCCGTTGCCGGGCCGGGCCGCGACCACCGCCATCTGGCGTTTAAAACTCAGCGCCGACAAACAGGCGTTTAGCCGTTTATCCGCCGCCACCGCCAGCCCGCGCACCGATTTAGCCCTCGCGCTGGCGGCGCTGTGGCTGGGCCGTCTGTGTGGTCGAAACGACTATGCGGCGGGCTACATTTTCATGCGCCGCTTAGGCTCGGCGGCGCTCACCGCCACCGGACCCGTGCTGAACGTGTTGCCGCTGGCGGTGACGCTCAAACCGGAAGAAACCCTGTCGGAACTGGCCACTCGTCTGGGCGCGCAGCTGAAAAAAATGCGTCGCCATCAGCGCTATGACGCCGAACAAATTGTGCGTGATGCCGGAAAAGCGGCGGGTGACGAACCGCTGTTTGGGCCGGTGTTTAACGTCAAAGTCTTCGATTATCAGCTCGAAATCGACGGCGTTCGCGCCACGACACACACCCTGGCGACCGGGCCTGTGAATGACGTAGAGCTGGCGCTTTTCCCGGACGAAGAGGGCGGCCTGACCGTGGAAGTGCTGGCTAACCAGCAGCGCTACGACGCGCAGACGTTACGCCAGCATATGGCGCGCTTACAGGCGATGCTCACGCAATTTGCCGCCAACCCTACGCTGCGCTGCGGTGACGTGGATTTGGTGTCGGACACCGAATATCAGCGCCTTGAACAGATCAATGAAACCGGCATGATGCTGCCGGAAACCACGCTCAGCGCGCTGGTGGCGGCCCAGGCGGAGAAAACGCCTGACGCGCCCGCGCTGGCAGATGCCCGATTGCAGTTCAGCTATCGCGAAATGCGCCAGCAGGTAGTCGCCCTGGCGAATCTACTGCGTGAGCGCGGCGTCAAACCGGGCGACAGTGTGGCGGTGGCGCTGCCCCGTTCGGTCTTTTTGACCCTGGCGCTGCACGGGATCGTCGAAGCGGGTGCGGCCTGGCTGCCGCTCGACACCGGCTATCCGGACGATCGTCTGCACATGATGCTCGAAGACGCCAAGCCGTCGCTGCTGATCACCTCTGACGATCAGCTCAGTCGTTTTTCCGGAATCGACACGCTGTGCTACAGCGCACCGCTGGGCGCGGGGGACGACACGCCACTGGCGCTGTCGAAGCCGGATAACACTGCCTATATCATCTTTACCTCTGGATCGACCGGCCGCCCGAAAGGGGTGATGGTCGGACAGACGGCGATCGTCAACCGCCTGTTGTGGATGCAGGATCACTATCCGCTGACCGCCGCCGACGTGGTGGCGCAAAAAACGCCGTGCAGTTTTGACGTCTCGGTGTGGGAATTCTGGTGGCCGTTTATCACCGGCGCGAAACTGGTGATGGCCGAGCCGGACGCCCATCGTGACCCGCTCGCGCTGCAACAGTTCTTTGCTGAGTTCGGCGTGACCACCACCCACTTTGTCCCGTCAATGCTGGCGGCATTCGTGGCCTCATTAACCGACGACAACGTGGCGTCGTGCCGCGCGTTGAAACAGGTCTTTTGTAGCGGAGAAGCGCTGCCGACCGCGCTGTGTCGCGAATGGGAGCAGCTCACTCATGCCCCGCTGCACAATTTATACGGCCCGACGGAAGCGGCGGTGGACGTCAGCTGGTATCCGGCGTTTGGTCCGGAACTGGCGGCGGTCAGCGGCCACAGCGTACCGATTGGTTTCCCGGTGTGGAATACCGGTCTGCGCATTCTCGACGCGCAGATGCGCCCGGTGCCGTTCGGCGTGGCGGGGGATTTATACCTCACCGGCATTCAGCTGGCGCAGGGCTACATGGGCCGTCCGGACCTGACTGCCAGCCGCTTTATTGCCGATCCGTTTGTCCCCGGCGAGCGCATGTATCGCACCGGTGACGTGGCACGCTGGCTGGATAACGGCGCGGTGGAATATTTAGGCCGTAGCGACGATCAGCTCAAAATTCGCGGGCAGCGCATCGAGCTCGGTGAAATCGAGCGCATGATGCTGAGCCTGCCGGACGTGGCGCAGGCGGTGGCCCATGCCTGCGTGCTGAATCAGGCCGCGGCGGTGGGCGGCGATGCGCGTCAGCTGGTGGGCTACGTGGTGTCCGATTCCGGATTGCCGCTGGCCTGTGATGCGCTGCTGGAAAGCCTGCGCGACAAACTGCCGCCGCACATGGTGCCGGTCACGATTATCCCGCTGGCGGCACTGCCGCTGAGCGCCAACGGCAAGCTGGACCGCAAAGCCTTACCGCTGCCAGAACTGACGCAAAAAGCGCCGGGGCGTGCGCTGGAAAGCACCACCGAGCGCGCGGTGGCGGAAGCGTTTGGCGCGCTGCTGGGCTGTGAGATTGGCGACGTCGATGCTGATTTCTTCGCGCTCGGCGGCCATTCGCTGCTGGCGATGCGTCTGGCGGCGCAGCTCAGCCGCACCTTTGCGCGTCAGGTCACGCCGGGGCAGGTGATGGTGGCCTCGACCGTGGGCAAACTCAGTCATTTGCTGGATTCGGTGAACGAGGAGCAGGCTCAGCGTCTGGGCTACGAGGCGATTTTGCCATTGCGTGAAAGCAGTGGCCCAACGCTGTGGTGTTTCCATCCGGCGTCCGGTTTTGCCTGGCAGTTCAGTGTGCTGGCCCGTTGGCTGAACCCGCGTTGGTCGATAACCGGTATTCAGTCGCCGCGTCCGGCAGGGCCAATGGCCAGCGCGGAAAATCTGGATGCGTTGTGCGAGCACCATCTGGCGACGCTGCTGCAACAGCAGCCGCACGGCCCGTATTATCTGTTTGGCTACTCGCTCGGCGGCACGCTGGCGCAGGGCATCGCGGCGCGTTTACGTCAGCGCGGTGAGGCGGTGGCGTTCCTCGGGCTGCTGGATACCTGGCCGCCGGAAACGCAGAACTGGTCGGAAAAAGAAGCCAACGGTCTGGACCCGGACGTGCTGGCGGAAATTAACCGCGAGCGTGAAGCCTTTCTGGCAGCGCAGCAGGGGCAGGCATCCGGCGAATTATTCACTGCGATTGAAGGCAACTACGCCGACGCGGTGCGTCTGTTAACCACCGCGCACAGCGTGGCGTTCGACGGCAAAGCGACGCTGTTTGTGGCGGAGAAAACGCTGACGACGGGCCAGGACCCGCATCGCGCCTGGGGTCCGTGGGTAAAAGAACTGGAGGTGTATCGCCAGAACTGCGCCCACGTGGATATTATTTCCCCGCAGGCGTTCGAAGCGATTGGCCCGGTGTTGAAGGAAATATTGGCATAA
- a CDS encoding MbtH family protein, which yields MQISNPFDDAQGQFYILQNSRQQYSLWPQQCALPAGWEIVCEPQSAEVCNAWLAARWTTLNPAHFAGGRHD from the coding sequence ATGCAAATCAGTAACCCTTTCGATGATGCGCAAGGGCAGTTTTATATCCTGCAAAATTCCCGCCAGCAGTACAGCCTTTGGCCGCAGCAGTGCGCCCTCCCGGCGGGCTGGGAAATCGTCTGCGAACCGCAAAGCGCCGAGGTCTGCAACGCCTGGCTGGCGGCGCGCTGGACCACGCTGAACCCTGCTCATTTTGCCGGAGGCCGTCATGACTGA
- a CDS encoding winged helix-turn-helix transcriptional regulator — translation MKESFLQGMTTPIKSQATTDLIDVLSPYVTFEDVQANTQLHLSVDGVNLCYILLSGLVKVGRSTDDFVISSITTPNILGISNSFPHESGLYIETVSEARIATLPNQRAHEIIAQNNAWELLARHMTAIASNLYKKSVLMSAPTTYDVMKFQLMALMQEPEDLRNTTSTAKYIIERTRLSRSTVMKMLSQLKQGGYIDIEDGVLKAVHRLPDKY, via the coding sequence ATGAAAGAGTCTTTCCTGCAAGGCATGACAACACCGATTAAATCTCAGGCCACGACCGATCTCATCGATGTGCTCTCGCCGTATGTCACGTTTGAGGATGTTCAGGCCAATACGCAACTTCACTTATCGGTGGATGGCGTGAACCTGTGTTACATCCTGTTATCTGGCCTTGTCAAAGTAGGCAGAAGTACCGATGACTTCGTTATCTCGTCCATCACCACACCCAATATTTTGGGCATATCCAATAGTTTTCCACACGAATCGGGGCTGTATATTGAAACGGTCAGCGAGGCGAGGATAGCCACCTTACCCAACCAACGGGCCCATGAAATTATTGCGCAAAACAATGCCTGGGAATTGTTGGCCAGACACATGACTGCCATCGCCAGCAACCTCTATAAAAAGAGCGTGCTGATGAGCGCGCCCACCACCTACGACGTGATGAAGTTTCAGTTAATGGCGCTGATGCAGGAGCCCGAGGATCTGCGTAATACCACCTCAACGGCAAAGTACATTATCGAAAGAACCCGTTTGTCGCGCAGCACGGTAATGAAAATGCTCTCTCAGCTTAAGCAAGGTGGATATATCGACATAGAGGACGGGGTGCTGAAAGCGGTGCATCGTTTGCCTGATAAGTATTGA
- the fepG gene encoding iron-enterobactin ABC transporter permease, with protein sequence MMAPSRRLVVSVGLLIVASLAISLWSLRSGVVTLDVSQVIAALFGDAPRNVTMVVTEWRLPRVLMALLVGAALGVSGAIFQSLMRNPLGSPDVMGFNTGAWSGVLVAMVLLGQHQTAIVFAAMAGGIVTSLLVWLLAWRNGIDTFRLIIIGIGIRAMLMAFNTWLLLKASLETAQSAGLWFAGSLNGLTWAKIFPASPILLVMLVFAALLVRRMRLLEMGDDSACALGVRVERSRLLMMLVAVVLTAAATALAGPISFIALVAPHIARRISGTARWGLTQSALCGALLLTLADFGAQRLFMPYQLPVGVVTVSLGGLYLIALLIQESRKK encoded by the coding sequence ATGATGGCCCCTTCCCGCCGTCTGGTTGTGAGCGTTGGGCTGCTGATTGTGGCCAGCCTGGCGATCAGCCTCTGGAGCCTGCGCAGCGGCGTGGTCACGCTGGATGTCAGTCAGGTCATCGCCGCCCTGTTCGGCGACGCGCCGCGCAACGTGACGATGGTCGTCACCGAATGGCGTTTGCCAAGGGTGCTGATGGCACTGCTGGTCGGCGCGGCTCTGGGCGTCAGCGGCGCAATTTTCCAGTCGTTGATGCGCAACCCGCTCGGCAGCCCGGACGTGATGGGCTTTAACACCGGGGCCTGGAGCGGCGTGCTGGTGGCGATGGTGCTGTTGGGTCAGCATCAGACGGCGATTGTTTTCGCGGCGATGGCGGGCGGGATTGTCACGTCGTTGCTGGTCTGGCTGCTGGCGTGGCGCAACGGCATTGATACCTTCCGGCTGATCATTATCGGCATTGGCATCCGGGCGATGCTGATGGCGTTCAACACCTGGCTGCTGCTGAAGGCCTCTCTGGAAACCGCGCAGTCTGCCGGATTGTGGTTTGCCGGGTCGCTCAACGGCCTGACGTGGGCCAAAATTTTTCCCGCGTCACCCATTTTGCTGGTGATGCTGGTGTTTGCCGCCCTGCTGGTACGCCGGATGCGGCTGCTGGAAATGGGCGACGACAGTGCCTGCGCACTGGGCGTGCGGGTTGAGCGCTCACGCTTATTGATGATGCTGGTCGCGGTGGTGCTGACCGCCGCCGCCACCGCACTGGCGGGGCCGATTTCCTTTATTGCGCTGGTGGCCCCGCACATTGCGCGACGCATCAGCGGCACCGCGCGCTGGGGTTTGACCCAGTCGGCGTTGTGCGGCGCGCTGCTGCTGACGCTTGCCGATTTCGGCGCACAGCGGCTGTTTATGCCTTACCAGTTGCCGGTTGGCGTGGTGACCGTCAGCCTCGGCGGCCTGTACCTCATCGCCTTGCTTATTCAGGAGTCCCGTAAAAAATGA
- a CDS encoding TonB-dependent siderophore receptor, which yields MNNKLKSLALLVNLGIYGVASPAFAEETEKAKTADAEETMVVTAAQQNLQAPGVSTITADEIRKRPPARDISEIIRTMPGVNLTGNSTSGQRGNNRQIDIRGMGPENTLILIDGKPVTSRNSIRLGWRGERDTRGDTSWVPPEMIERIDVIRGPAAARYGNGAAGGVVNIITKKVNNEWHGSWDTFMNLPEHKDEGSTKRTNFSLTGPMGGDFSFRLNGNLDKTQADAWDINQGHQSERTGIYQNTLPAGREGVENKDINGVLRWDFASMQSLELQAGYSRQNNLYAGDTQNTNTNNFVKENYGKETNRLYRQNYSLTWNGGWDNGITTSTWAQYEHTRNSRKGEGLAGGTEGIFNSDKFVDIDLDDVLLHSEINLPIDFVFNQTLTMGTEWNQQRMKDMASNTQTFMGGTIPGYSSTNRSPYSQAEIFSLFAEDNIEVTDTTMLTPALRFDHHSIVGDNSSPSLNLSQGLWDDFTLKMGIARAYKAPSLYQTNPNYILYSKGQGCYASASGCYLQGNEDLKAETSINKEIGLEFKHEGWLAGATWFRNDYRDKIEAGYSPVYTNGSGTDLYKWENVPKAVVEGLEGTLNVPVSETVNWTNNITYMLQSKNKETGDRLSIIPEYTLNSTLSWQVYQDFSVQSTFTWYGKQQPKKYNYKGQPATGTELNEVSPYSILGLSGTWDATKYVSFTAGIDNLFDKRHWRAGNAQTTGGATGYMYGAGAETYNESGRTYYMSVNTHF from the coding sequence ATGAATAACAAACTCAAATCCCTGGCCTTACTGGTCAATCTGGGTATTTACGGGGTGGCTTCACCCGCATTCGCAGAAGAGACCGAAAAGGCAAAAACTGCAGATGCTGAAGAAACCATGGTCGTTACCGCGGCGCAGCAGAACCTGCAGGCGCCGGGCGTTTCAACGATTACCGCCGATGAAATCCGTAAACGCCCACCCGCGCGTGACATTTCCGAAATCATTCGCACTATGCCTGGCGTTAACCTGACCGGGAACTCCACCAGCGGCCAGCGCGGCAACAACCGCCAGATTGATATTCGCGGCATGGGCCCGGAAAACACCCTGATCCTGATTGACGGTAAACCGGTCACCAGCCGGAACTCGATTCGTTTAGGCTGGCGCGGCGAGCGTGACACCCGCGGCGACACCAGCTGGGTTCCGCCAGAGATGATTGAGCGTATCGACGTTATTCGTGGCCCGGCGGCGGCACGTTACGGCAACGGCGCGGCAGGCGGCGTGGTGAACATCATCACCAAAAAGGTCAATAATGAGTGGCACGGCAGCTGGGACACCTTTATGAACCTGCCGGAGCATAAAGATGAAGGCTCCACCAAACGCACCAACTTCAGCCTGACTGGCCCGATGGGCGGCGATTTCAGCTTCCGTCTGAACGGTAACCTGGATAAAACCCAAGCCGACGCCTGGGACATCAACCAAGGCCATCAGTCTGAGCGTACCGGAATTTACCAGAACACCCTGCCCGCCGGGCGCGAAGGGGTGGAGAACAAAGACATCAACGGCGTGCTGCGTTGGGACTTTGCGTCGATGCAGTCGCTGGAACTGCAAGCCGGCTACAGCCGTCAGAACAACCTGTACGCGGGTGATACCCAGAACACCAACACCAATAATTTCGTCAAAGAAAACTACGGCAAAGAGACCAACCGTCTGTATCGCCAAAACTACTCCCTGACCTGGAACGGCGGCTGGGATAACGGCATTACTACCAGTACCTGGGCGCAGTACGAACACACCCGCAACTCGCGCAAAGGCGAAGGCCTGGCGGGCGGCACCGAAGGTATCTTCAACTCTGATAAGTTCGTCGATATCGATCTGGACGATGTGCTGCTGCACAGCGAAATCAACCTGCCAATCGACTTCGTGTTCAACCAGACGCTGACAATGGGTACCGAGTGGAACCAGCAGCGCATGAAGGATATGGCGTCGAATACCCAGACCTTTATGGGCGGCACTATTCCGGGCTACAGCAGCACCAACCGCAGCCCGTATTCGCAGGCGGAAATCTTCTCGCTGTTCGCGGAAGACAATATTGAAGTGACCGACACCACGATGCTGACCCCGGCGCTGCGTTTCGATCACCACAGCATTGTCGGCGATAACTCGAGCCCATCCCTGAACCTGTCGCAGGGGCTTTGGGATGATTTCACCCTGAAAATGGGGATCGCCCGCGCCTATAAAGCACCGAGCCTGTACCAGACTAACCCGAACTATATTCTCTACAGCAAAGGCCAGGGCTGCTACGCCAGTGCCAGCGGCTGCTACCTGCAAGGGAATGAAGACCTGAAAGCGGAAACCAGCATCAATAAAGAAATTGGTCTGGAATTCAAGCATGAAGGCTGGCTGGCGGGTGCCACCTGGTTCCGCAACGACTATCGCGACAAGATTGAAGCGGGCTATTCACCGGTATACACCAACGGTTCCGGGACCGATCTCTACAAGTGGGAGAATGTCCCGAAAGCGGTGGTTGAAGGCCTGGAAGGTACGTTGAACGTCCCGGTGAGCGAGACCGTTAACTGGACCAATAACATCACTTACATGCTGCAAAGTAAGAACAAAGAGACCGGCGATCGCCTGTCGATCATCCCGGAATACACCCTCAACTCGACCCTGAGTTGGCAGGTGTATCAGGACTTCTCCGTGCAGTCGACCTTCACCTGGTACGGCAAGCAGCAGCCGAAGAAGTACAACTACAAAGGCCAACCGGCGACCGGGACCGAGCTGAACGAAGTCAGCCCGTACAGCATTCTGGGCCTGAGCGGCACCTGGGATGCGACCAAATACGTCAGCTTCACCGCGGGTATCGATAACCTGTTCGACAAACGCCACTGGCGTGCGGGCAACGCCCAGACCACCGGCGGCGCGACGGGCTATATGTATGGCGCGGGGGCAGAGACCTATAACGAGTCTGGCCGGACTTACTACATGAGCGTGAATACACACTTCTGA
- the fepC gene encoding iron-enterobactin ABC transporter ATP-binding protein, translating into MTASTARLRGEELTLSYGKKVIAEGLNVAIPDGHFTAIIGPNGCGKSTLLRTLSRLMTPQHGQVFLDGEQIQRFASKDVARRIGLLAQNATTPGDITVQELVARGRYPHQPLFTRWRKEDDDAVNRAMQATGMVELANQSVDTLSGGQRQRAWIAMVLAQETAIMLLDEPTTWLDISHQIDLLELLSELNRERGYTLAAVLHDLNQACRYATHLIALRDGQIVAEGAPKEIVTAELIERIYGLRCLIIEDPVAGTPLVVPLGKR; encoded by the coding sequence ATGACCGCTTCCACCGCCCGCCTGCGCGGCGAAGAACTGACGCTGAGTTACGGCAAAAAAGTGATTGCCGAGGGGCTGAACGTCGCCATTCCCGACGGTCATTTCACGGCGATCATTGGCCCCAACGGCTGCGGAAAATCGACGCTGTTGCGCACACTGAGCCGCCTGATGACGCCGCAGCACGGCCAGGTTTTTCTCGACGGCGAGCAGATCCAGCGTTTCGCCAGCAAAGACGTGGCGCGGCGTATCGGCCTGCTGGCACAAAACGCCACCACGCCGGGAGACATTACGGTGCAAGAACTGGTGGCGCGCGGGCGTTATCCGCATCAGCCGCTGTTTACCCGCTGGCGCAAGGAAGACGACGACGCGGTAAACCGCGCGATGCAGGCCACCGGCATGGTGGAGCTGGCGAATCAGAGCGTGGATACGCTGTCGGGCGGCCAGCGTCAGCGGGCGTGGATTGCGATGGTGCTGGCGCAGGAAACGGCGATCATGCTGCTTGACGAGCCGACGACCTGGCTGGATATCAGCCATCAAATTGATCTGCTGGAACTGCTGAGCGAGCTTAACCGCGAGCGCGGGTATACGCTGGCGGCGGTGCTGCACGACCTCAACCAGGCGTGTCGCTACGCCACGCATTTGATTGCCCTGCGCGACGGGCAGATTGTCGCCGAGGGGGCGCCGAAAGAGATTGTGACCGCAGAGCTGATTGAGCGGATTTACGGGCTGCGGTGTCTGATTATTGAAGACCCGGTGGCAGGTACGCCGCTGGTAGTGCCGTTGGGAAAGCGGTAA
- the fes gene encoding enterochelin esterase has product MAETVTTGSAAWWERIDGPQWRREGECCHVTFYWRDPAGSEPHSRLKRVWLYITGVTDHHQNSVPQTLSRLPGTDVWQWQTRLPASWRGSYCFIPSEREDDFVAALFNGDAPDRILLREGWRKLLPQAMADPRNKHSWRGGRGHAVSALSLPDAPVQPGWDLPDVAYNPPVCIEWRSQRLGNVRRVWIYCTGNGSHHARPLAVLLDGQFWAESMSVWSPLARLTREGQLPPAVYVLVDAIDTAHRSAELPCNTDFWQALQAELLPQIQRIAPFSEQPERTLVAGQSFGGLAAMFAGLSWPQRFGCVLSQSGSYWWPKRGDRHGGVILEKLSRGEFSPQGLRIWLEAGRREPVIFEANQALLQQLQQQPVFWRQVDGGHDALCWRGGLTAGLIALWQPLVDA; this is encoded by the coding sequence GTGGCGGAGACGGTAACGACAGGGAGTGCAGCCTGGTGGGAACGCATTGACGGGCCCCAATGGCGGCGGGAAGGGGAGTGTTGCCACGTCACGTTTTACTGGCGCGATCCGGCGGGTAGCGAGCCGCATTCCCGTCTCAAAAGGGTGTGGCTGTACATCACCGGCGTGACCGATCACCACCAGAATTCAGTCCCGCAGACGCTGTCCCGTCTGCCGGGCACTGACGTCTGGCAATGGCAGACGCGGCTGCCTGCTAGCTGGCGAGGCAGCTACTGTTTTATTCCTTCCGAACGTGAAGATGATTTCGTTGCCGCACTGTTTAACGGCGACGCCCCGGACCGCATTCTGCTGCGCGAAGGGTGGCGAAAACTGTTGCCGCAGGCAATGGCCGATCCGCGCAATAAGCACAGCTGGCGTGGCGGACGCGGGCACGCGGTGTCTGCGCTCTCGCTGCCGGATGCACCGGTTCAGCCGGGCTGGGATTTGCCCGACGTGGCATATAACCCGCCGGTATGCATTGAATGGCGCAGCCAGCGTCTCGGCAACGTCCGTCGGGTGTGGATTTATTGCACGGGAAACGGCTCGCATCACGCGCGCCCGCTGGCGGTTTTACTTGATGGTCAGTTCTGGGCTGAAAGTATGTCGGTGTGGTCGCCGCTCGCCCGTCTGACCCGTGAAGGTCAGCTTCCGCCCGCGGTGTACGTGCTGGTGGATGCCATCGACACCGCCCATCGCAGCGCGGAATTGCCGTGCAACACCGATTTCTGGCAGGCGTTACAGGCCGAGCTGCTCCCGCAGATTCAGCGCATCGCGCCGTTCAGCGAGCAGCCGGAACGCACATTGGTCGCCGGGCAAAGCTTCGGCGGACTGGCGGCGATGTTCGCCGGGCTAAGCTGGCCGCAGCGTTTTGGCTGCGTGCTGAGCCAGTCCGGTTCCTACTGGTGGCCGAAACGTGGCGATCGCCACGGCGGCGTCATACTTGAAAAACTTTCTCGCGGTGAATTTTCGCCGCAGGGCCTGCGCATCTGGCTCGAAGCCGGACGTCGCGAGCCGGTCATTTTTGAGGCCAATCAGGCCCTCTTACAACAACTACAACAGCAGCCGGTTTTCTGGCGTCAGGTTGACGGCGGACACGATGCGCTGTGTTGGCGCGGCGGGCTTACTGCGGGGCTGATAGCGCTCTGGCAGCCGCTGGTCGATGCATAA